The DNA sequence TAAAGACGATGAGGCTTGGAGATCATTCTTATCATCTCTTACTGATAAAGGCCCCAAGATAAACTTCGAGATTGTTCATATATGGAGCTATGGATATCTATTGAGAAGGCTGAGAGAGGTTGCTGAGGAATATGGGATAGAGGTTGAATTCGTTGATGAGGAAAGCGCATCAAAAACATGCCCGATATTCACCAAATAAATAAATATGAGTCTTTAAAGTCCTCTCAGCAACATGCTATGAAGCTAAAC is a window from the Sulfolobales archaeon genome containing:
- a CDS encoding zinc ribbon domain-containing protein, which translates into the protein KDDEAWRSFLSSLTDKGPKINFEIVHIWSYGYLLRRLREVAEEYGIEVEFVDEESASKTCPIFTK